Proteins from one Malaya genurostris strain Urasoe2022 chromosome 2, Malgen_1.1, whole genome shotgun sequence genomic window:
- the LOC131428034 gene encoding uncharacterized protein LOC131428034 — protein MASANSKPITEKEDEAFALKFVPAMGRGKILQNLADVYKNNSGKFEDKTRIPVKDRLGYKNLTDRRFKKVQFENARDYKGQKPAEWRNDFRRQPVLDRRVCNFCGIQGHVARKCYKRRIQKQREVNLVDVPGSSKDSVSDLLNRLNTKDSDDDGDSDSGSNWKRANSRPSYST, from the coding sequence ATGGCAAGTGCGAACTCCAAACCTATAACTGAGAAAGAAGACGAAGCTTTCGCTTTGAAATTTGTTCCTGCTATGGGCAGAgggaaaattttacaaaatcttGCTGATGTTTATAAAAATAACAGTGGTAAATTTGAAGATAAAACACGTATCCCAGTGAAAGACAGGCTCGGTTATAAGAATTTGACCGATCGACGATTCAAAAAAGTGCAATTTGAGAACGCTAGAGATTATAAGGGACAGAAGCCTGCCGAGTGGAGGAATGATTTTAGGAGACAACCAGTGTTGGATCGACGTGTTTGCAATTTTTGTGGAATACAAGGACATGTAGCAAGGAAATGTTACAAACGAcggattcaaaaacagcgtgagGTCAATCTGGTGGATGTTCCTGGTAGCAGCAAGGACAGTGTGTCTGATCTTCTTAATCGTCTGAATACTAAAGATTCTGATGACGACGGCGATTCTGATTCAG